A single window of Nicotiana sylvestris chromosome 3, ASM39365v2, whole genome shotgun sequence DNA harbors:
- the LOC104212430 gene encoding proline transporter 2-like isoform X4 has translation MGEEEEKKEGVTSSGNHVALEVEAPETHHQIGQDSFIQVGVLLCTGLNSAYALGYAGVTMIPLGWIGGVIGLMLEAVISLYANALIAKIHEYGGKRHIRYRDLAGFIYGQKAYVVVWGLQYANLFLINIGYIILGGQALKIRPFNTSGKKSLRMCLLTAQK, from the exons atgggagaagaagaagaaaagaaagaaggagtCACTAGTTCCGGCAATCATGTGGCTTTAGAAGTTGAAGCTCCTGAAACTCATCATCAGATTGGCCAAG ATTCATTCATTCAAGTGGGAGTTCTTTTGTGTACTGGTTTGAACAGTGCTTACGCGCTTGGATATGCTGGTGTAACCATGATACCTTTGGGATGGATTGGAGGTGTGATTGGTTTGATGTTAGAAGCAGTGATATCATTATATGCTAATGCTCTAATTGCCAAGATTCATGAATATGGGGGAAAGAGGCATATCAGATATAGAGACCTTGCTGGATTCATATATG GTCAGAAAGCTTATGTAGTTGTTTGGGGATTACAGTATGCAAATCTATTCTTGATAAATATTGGATATATCATTTTGGGTGGACAGGCATTGAAG ATTCGGCCTTTCaacacttcggggaagaagagtTTAAGGATGTGCCTGctaaccgcacaaaaatga
- the LOC104212430 gene encoding proline transporter 2-like isoform X2 yields MGEEEEKKEGVTSSGNHVALEVEAPETHHQIGQGPSPCTCMLLSCFPTLFFLIGICFIRLTNTQTNRQCAYALGYAGVTMIPLGWIGGVIGLMLEAVISLYANALIAKIHEYGGKRHIRYRDLAGFIYGQKAYVVVWGLQYANLFLINIGYIILGGQALKTKILIPMARKGQVGGVAS; encoded by the exons atgggagaagaagaagaaaagaaagaaggagtCACTAGTTCCGGCAATCATGTGGCTTTAGAAGTTGAAGCTCCTGAAACTCATCATCAGATTGGCCAAGGTCCATCTCCCTGCACGTGCATGCTCCTCTCTTGTTTTCCGACCCTCTTTTTTCTAATTGGCATTTGTTTCATCAGACTGACAAATACTCAAACTAATCGACAATG TGCTTACGCGCTTGGATATGCTGGTGTAACCATGATACCTTTGGGATGGATTGGAGGTGTGATTGGTTTGATGTTAGAAGCAGTGATATCATTATATGCTAATGCTCTAATTGCCAAGATTCATGAATATGGGGGAAAGAGGCATATCAGATATAGAGACCTTGCTGGATTCATATATG GTCAGAAAGCTTATGTAGTTGTTTGGGGATTACAGTATGCAAATCTATTCTTGATAAATATTGGATATATCATTTTGGGTGGACAGGCATTGAAG ACTAAAATCTTAATTCCCATGGCGAGGAAAGGCCAAGTGGGAGGGGTAGCCAGCTAA
- the LOC104212430 gene encoding proline transporter 2-like isoform X3, with product MGEEEEKKEGVTSSGNHVALEVEAPETHHQIGQGPSPCTCMLLSCFPTLFFLIGICFIRLTNTQTNRQCAYALGYAGVTMIPLGWIGGVIGLMLEAVISLYANALIAKIHEYGGKRHIRYRDLAGFIYGQKAYVVVWGLQYANLFLINIGYIILGGQALKVIW from the exons atgggagaagaagaagaaaagaaagaaggagtCACTAGTTCCGGCAATCATGTGGCTTTAGAAGTTGAAGCTCCTGAAACTCATCATCAGATTGGCCAAGGTCCATCTCCCTGCACGTGCATGCTCCTCTCTTGTTTTCCGACCCTCTTTTTTCTAATTGGCATTTGTTTCATCAGACTGACAAATACTCAAACTAATCGACAATG TGCTTACGCGCTTGGATATGCTGGTGTAACCATGATACCTTTGGGATGGATTGGAGGTGTGATTGGTTTGATGTTAGAAGCAGTGATATCATTATATGCTAATGCTCTAATTGCCAAGATTCATGAATATGGGGGAAAGAGGCATATCAGATATAGAGACCTTGCTGGATTCATATATG GTCAGAAAGCTTATGTAGTTGTTTGGGGATTACAGTATGCAAATCTATTCTTGATAAATATTGGATATATCATTTTGGGTGGACAGGCATTGAAG
- the LOC104212430 gene encoding proline transporter 2-like isoform X1: protein MGEEEEKKEGVTSSGNHVALEVEAPETHHQIGQGPSPCTCMLLSCFPTLFFLIGICFIRLTNTQTNRQCAYALGYAGVTMIPLGWIGGVIGLMLEAVISLYANALIAKIHEYGGKRHIRYRDLAGFIYGQKAYVVVWGLQYANLFLINIGYIILGGQALKIRPFNTSGKKSLRMCLLTAQK, encoded by the exons atgggagaagaagaagaaaagaaagaaggagtCACTAGTTCCGGCAATCATGTGGCTTTAGAAGTTGAAGCTCCTGAAACTCATCATCAGATTGGCCAAGGTCCATCTCCCTGCACGTGCATGCTCCTCTCTTGTTTTCCGACCCTCTTTTTTCTAATTGGCATTTGTTTCATCAGACTGACAAATACTCAAACTAATCGACAATG TGCTTACGCGCTTGGATATGCTGGTGTAACCATGATACCTTTGGGATGGATTGGAGGTGTGATTGGTTTGATGTTAGAAGCAGTGATATCATTATATGCTAATGCTCTAATTGCCAAGATTCATGAATATGGGGGAAAGAGGCATATCAGATATAGAGACCTTGCTGGATTCATATATG GTCAGAAAGCTTATGTAGTTGTTTGGGGATTACAGTATGCAAATCTATTCTTGATAAATATTGGATATATCATTTTGGGTGGACAGGCATTGAAG ATTCGGCCTTTCaacacttcggggaagaagagtTTAAGGATGTGCCTGctaaccgcacaaaaatga